From a region of the Acanthochromis polyacanthus isolate Apoly-LR-REF ecotype Palm Island chromosome 3, KAUST_Apoly_ChrSc, whole genome shotgun sequence genome:
- the cdkn2d gene encoding cyclin-dependent kinase 4 inhibitor D yields MVLSQMDAGKALTTAAARGNTGEVQWILEECRVHPDTVNEFGRTALQVMMMGNSKIATLLLEKGAEPNIQDKHGIAPIHDAARTGFLDTLQVLVEYGASVNMPDQNGTLPIHIAIQEGHLDVVKFLAPQSDLKHANVSGQTAIDVARASCVPDMINSLFAHIHS; encoded by the exons ATGGTCCTGAGTCAGATGGATGCCGGTAAAGCTTTGACGACGGCGGCAGCCAGAGGGAACACCGGCGAGGTGCAGTGGATCCTGGAGGAATGCAGGGTGCATCCCGACACTGTCAATGAATTTGGCAGAACCGCGCTGCAG GTGATGATGATGGGAAACTCCAAGATCGCCACTCTGTTGTTAGAGAAAGGAGCAGAACCCAACATCCAGGACAAACATGGGATAGCGCCCATCCACGACGCAGCCCGGACAGGGTTCCTCGACACTCTGCAGGTTCTGGTGGAGTACGGCGCTTCGGTAAACATGCCGGACCAGAACGGCACCCTTCCTATCCACATCGCCATCCAGGAAGGCCACCTGGATGTTGTGAAGTTCCTGGCACCACAATCCGACCTGAAGCACGCCAACGTCAGCGGTCAGACAGCGATAGACGTGGCCCGAGCTTCATGTGTGCCCGATATGATTAACTCGCTTTTTGCTCACATTCACAGTTAG
- the ap1m2 gene encoding AP-1 complex subunit mu-2 isoform X1 produces MSASAIFVLDLKGKVLICRNYKGDVDMAEIDHFMPLLMQHEEEGLLCPVISHGNVHFMWIKHSNLYLVAMTNKNSNASLVYSFLYKLVEVFTEYFKELEEESIQDNFVVVYELLDELMDFGFPQTTDSKILQEYITQEGAKLEVAKTKVPTTVTNAVSWRSEGIKYKKNEVFIDVIESINVLVNANGSVMSSDIVGSIKLKTMLSGMPELRLGLNDRVLFALTGRDKGKTVVMEDVKFHQCVRLSRFENDRTISFIPPDGESELMSYRINTHVKPLIWIESIIEKFSHSRVEIMVKAKGQFKKQSVANNVEVRVPVPSDADSPKFKTSTGNAKYVPEKNLVVWTIKSFPGGKEFLMRAHFGLPSVENDELEGKPPITVKFEIPYFTVSGIQVRYMKIIEKSGYQALPWVRYITQSGDYQLRTNV; encoded by the exons ATGTCCGCCTCCGCTATATTTGTGTTGGACCTGAAGGGGAAG GTGCTGATTTGCCGGAATTACAAAGGCGATGTGGACATGGCCGAGATCGACCACTTCATGCCTTTGCTCATGCAGCATGAAGAGGAGGGACTTCTCTGCCCTGTGATATCCCACGGCAACGTTCACTTCATGTGGATCAAACACAGCAACCTCTACC TTGTGGCCATGACAAACAAGAACTCCAACGCCTCCCTCGTCTACTCATTTCTCTACAAGCTAGTCGAG gTGTTCACAGAGTACTTcaaagagctggaggaggagagcatTCAGGATAACTTTGTGGTCGTCTATGAGCTGCTGGATGAGCTAATGGACTTTGGATTCCCTCAGACTACTGACAGCAAGATCCTTCAGGA ATACATTACTCAGGAAGGTGCCAAGCTCGAGGTGGCAAAGACCAAGGTGCCGACCACCGTCACCAACGCTGTCTCCTGGCGGTCGGAGGGCATCAAATACAAAAAGAACGAGGTCTTCATTGATGTCATCGAGTCCATCAACGTACTG GTGAATGCTAACGGCAGTGTGATGAGCAGCGACATCGTGGGCAGCATCAAGCTGAAAACCATGTTGTCTGGGATGCCTGAGCTGCGGCTGGGCCTCAATGATCGAGTGCTTTTTGCCCTCACAGGAC GTGACAAGGGGAAAacggtggtgatggaggatgtAAAGTTCCATCAGTGTGTCCGGCTGTCACGTTTTGAGAATGATCGTACGATCTCCTTCATTCCTCCAGACGGGGAATCTGAACTCATGTCCTACCGCATCAACACTCAT GTAAAACCTCTGATTTGGATTGAATCCATCATCGAGAAATTCTCTCACAGTAGAGTGGAGATCATGGTTAAG GCAAAAGGACAGTTTAAGAAACAGTCTGTGGCAAATAATGTGGAGGTGAGGGTCCCTGTTCCCAGTGATGCCGACTCGCCAAAGTTCAAAACCAGCACGGGCAACGCAAAATATGTGCCTGAGAAGAACCTGGTGGTGTGGACCATCAAGTCTTTCCCT GGAGGGAAAGAGTTTCTCATGAGAGCCCACTTTGGTTTGCCCAGTGTGGAGAATGATGAGTTGGAGGGTAAACCTCCAATTACTGTCAAATTTGAAATCCCATACTTCACAGTCTCAGGAATACAG GTGCGGTATATGAAGATCATAGAAAAAAGTGGATACCAGGCTTTACCCTGGGTCCGCTACATTACACAGAGTGGAG aCTACCAGCTGAGGACCAATGTGTAG
- the ap1m2 gene encoding AP-1 complex subunit mu-2 isoform X2 yields MAEIDHFMPLLMQHEEEGLLCPVISHGNVHFMWIKHSNLYLVAMTNKNSNASLVYSFLYKLVEVFTEYFKELEEESIQDNFVVVYELLDELMDFGFPQTTDSKILQEYITQEGAKLEVAKTKVPTTVTNAVSWRSEGIKYKKNEVFIDVIESINVLVNANGSVMSSDIVGSIKLKTMLSGMPELRLGLNDRVLFALTGRDKGKTVVMEDVKFHQCVRLSRFENDRTISFIPPDGESELMSYRINTHVKPLIWIESIIEKFSHSRVEIMVKAKGQFKKQSVANNVEVRVPVPSDADSPKFKTSTGNAKYVPEKNLVVWTIKSFPGGKEFLMRAHFGLPSVENDELEGKPPITVKFEIPYFTVSGIQVRYMKIIEKSGYQALPWVRYITQSGDYQLRTNV; encoded by the exons ATGGCCGAGATCGACCACTTCATGCCTTTGCTCATGCAGCATGAAGAGGAGGGACTTCTCTGCCCTGTGATATCCCACGGCAACGTTCACTTCATGTGGATCAAACACAGCAACCTCTACC TTGTGGCCATGACAAACAAGAACTCCAACGCCTCCCTCGTCTACTCATTTCTCTACAAGCTAGTCGAG gTGTTCACAGAGTACTTcaaagagctggaggaggagagcatTCAGGATAACTTTGTGGTCGTCTATGAGCTGCTGGATGAGCTAATGGACTTTGGATTCCCTCAGACTACTGACAGCAAGATCCTTCAGGA ATACATTACTCAGGAAGGTGCCAAGCTCGAGGTGGCAAAGACCAAGGTGCCGACCACCGTCACCAACGCTGTCTCCTGGCGGTCGGAGGGCATCAAATACAAAAAGAACGAGGTCTTCATTGATGTCATCGAGTCCATCAACGTACTG GTGAATGCTAACGGCAGTGTGATGAGCAGCGACATCGTGGGCAGCATCAAGCTGAAAACCATGTTGTCTGGGATGCCTGAGCTGCGGCTGGGCCTCAATGATCGAGTGCTTTTTGCCCTCACAGGAC GTGACAAGGGGAAAacggtggtgatggaggatgtAAAGTTCCATCAGTGTGTCCGGCTGTCACGTTTTGAGAATGATCGTACGATCTCCTTCATTCCTCCAGACGGGGAATCTGAACTCATGTCCTACCGCATCAACACTCAT GTAAAACCTCTGATTTGGATTGAATCCATCATCGAGAAATTCTCTCACAGTAGAGTGGAGATCATGGTTAAG GCAAAAGGACAGTTTAAGAAACAGTCTGTGGCAAATAATGTGGAGGTGAGGGTCCCTGTTCCCAGTGATGCCGACTCGCCAAAGTTCAAAACCAGCACGGGCAACGCAAAATATGTGCCTGAGAAGAACCTGGTGGTGTGGACCATCAAGTCTTTCCCT GGAGGGAAAGAGTTTCTCATGAGAGCCCACTTTGGTTTGCCCAGTGTGGAGAATGATGAGTTGGAGGGTAAACCTCCAATTACTGTCAAATTTGAAATCCCATACTTCACAGTCTCAGGAATACAG GTGCGGTATATGAAGATCATAGAAAAAAGTGGATACCAGGCTTTACCCTGGGTCCGCTACATTACACAGAGTGGAG aCTACCAGCTGAGGACCAATGTGTAG